The nucleotide sequence AGGAAGTTTCATACTGCTTCTTTCACTGTTCCTGACATTATCGTTTGTATCGTATTTCTTCACGTGGAAAACAGATCAAAGTTTTGAGTGGGAAAAAATCCTGTCATCACCCGAGATCAGGGTTGAAAACTGGGCAGGAAAAACCGGAGCCTGGCTCTCGTCACTGTTCATTAACAAATGGTTCGGCATATCATCATTCACCATACCCTTTATCCTGATGCTTGCGGGATTCAGGATCCTGAGGGTAAAGATGTCGCCTGTCGGAAGAACAATCAGAATAACTATTACAGGGGCAATCCTCCTGTCGGTATCACTGGGTTATCTTTTTGGTGATGGAGGAGGTTTTTTGGGCAGCGGCCCCGGAGGAGCGCATGGATATTACCTGGCAGAATGGCTCAATGCAATTCTGGGAAAGACAGGAACAGCTTTACTGATACTACTGCTTATTTTCACATTCCTTCTTTTCTCCATAAGGGGAGCATCAGATTACATTAAGGATCTTTTCACCAGGCGCACACAAACGTTTGATCCCCCACCAGCCAATGAGGCAGTCACAACCGGGGCAGTCCCCGATACTGAACCGGAAGATACTTCTTCCGGCAAAACAGAAAACGAACCCTTTGAGATTGATGACGGCGATGAAGCCGGAAAAAGTGAGATTGAAGGATCAGTATACGAAGAAGATGATGTGCCTGAAAAAGACGGAGTCAAATTGCATGTAAGAGAGAAAAAAGCTGATGAGGGCAGCCTGCCTGATGATATGATAAACAAAAGCATACCTGAAGATTATGATCCGACACTTGATCTGCCGTCATACAAATTCCCACTAATAAACCTTCTGGAGCATCACAAAACTGATGAAAGCTCCGTAAGCAAGGAAGAGCTTATAAATAACAAGAACCGGATAGTCGAGACACTTGGTAATTACAAGATAAACATTGACAAGATCACTGCCACAATCGGCCCTACTGTTACACTGTATGAGATTGTTCCTGCCCCCGGAATAAGAATCTCCAAGATAAAAAATCTGGAAGATGACATTGCCCTGAGCCTGTCAGCACTGGGGATAAGAATAATAGCACCCATACCCGGCAGGGGCACAATAGGTATAGAGGTGCCGAACCAGAATCCGGAGATAGTTTCTATGAGATCCGTTATAAGTTCGGTGAAGTTCCAGGACGCCAAATACGAGTTACCGGTTGTCCTGGGTAAAACAATATCCAATGACACTTTTGTCGTTGATCTAACCCGCATGCCACATCTTCTGATAGCGGGAGCCACAGGGCAGGGTAAATCAGTGGGCCTTAATGCAATTCTTACTTCACTCCTTTACAAGAAACACCCGGCTCAGCTCAAACTGGTTCTAATTGACCCGAAAAAGGTTGAACTCACAGTCTATTCAAAGATTGAGCGGCATTTCCTTGCCAAGTTGCCTGATACTGATGAGGCAATAATTACCGATACGCAGAAAGTCATAAACACTCTCCAGTCACTTACGATAGAAATGGATGAGAGATACAATCTGCTCAAGGAAGCTCATGTAAGAAATATAAAAGAGTACAATACGAAATTTATTGCCAGGCGGTTAAACCCACAGAAAGGACACAAGTACCTGCCATATATTGTGGTTATTATTGATGAATTTGCAGATCTGATCATGACCGCCGGCCGCGAAATAGAGACACCGCTGACAAGACTTGCGCAACTTGCCAGGGCGATAGGAATACATCTTGTAATTGCAACCCAGCGTCCAACGACAAATATCATTACCGGGGTGATCAAGGCAAACTTTCCAAGCCGTATAGCATTCAGGGTTACTTCGATGATGGATTCGCGGACCATTCTGGACACGCCTGGTGCCAACCAGCTAATAGGCCGGGGAGATATGCTGATTACAGCCGGAAGTGAGATGATCAGGCTGCAATGTGCTTTCATTGACACCCCTGAGATTGACCGGGTAACGGAGTATATTGGATCACAGAAAGGTTATCCCTCCGCACATCTTCTGCCAGAATACGTTGGCGACAATGAAACAGAGACGGCCGAAGTAGATCTTAGAAAAAGGGATGATATTTTTGATGAAGCCGCCAGACTTGTAGTTCAGCATCAACAGGGATCTACCTCACTGATCCAAAGAAAGTTCTCTATCGGCTACAACAGGGCAGGGCGTATCATTGATCAGCTGGAAGCTGCAGGGGTGGTCGGGCCGTTTGAAGGCAGCAAGGCCAGGCAGGTTTTAATCAGGGACGAATATACTTTGGAACAGTTATTGAATGAACTGGATAGTTAAAAGAGTATCTATGCGAAAGCTAATTTCATTTATCATAACTATTCTCCTGTTAAATCCGCCACTTACCGGAGTAACCCAGGATGAGAAGGCGGCTGAGATACTGGATGGTCTTTCAGACCTCATGAATTCTGCACCGTCAGTTAAAATTGATTTTACATTTATTATAACAGACCTGAAAGACGGGATGACAGAAGAGATTGAAGGGAACATCGTAATGAAGGACAACAAATACCGGCTGGAAACGATGGAGATGGTATCATGGTTTGACGGCTCATCTGTATATACTTACATGCCCGATGTAAATGAGCTTATGATAAGCGATAATGCCGAAACAGAAGATATTTTATCAAACCCTGTAAACCTGTTCAGTATATACAGGGAAAAATTCAGGTACAGACTGATAGGCGAAACAAGCCAGTCTGGCAAAACCCTGTATGAAGTTGACCTTCATCCGCTCGACCTTGACCAGGCCTATCATACCATTAAGCTCTTTATCGAAAAGGATAAAAAAAGTCTTCACTCTGCAGTTGTGGCCGCAAAGGACGGTTCCCGTTACACATTACTGGTTGATAAATTCGATGACCGGCATGATCTGCCCGACGACTTCTTTTCGTTCACAAAAGATGATTACCCCGGGGTTGAAGTTATTGACATGCGCTGGTAATATCAATCACTCCGGATATTCGACCCTGACGTGATATATATTCCGCAACTTCTTTTTATAGATCTCTTTGGTAGTGGTTATATCCTTGAAGGTTATGTCGGTATCAGTAAATTGCTCCTCGTTTACCTGGCTGTTAATGATTGACTCAACAAGGTTATTTATAGAATCAACATCCGTTTTTTTCAGGCTCCTCGATGCCGCTTCAACGGAGTCGGCCATCATCAGCACAGCGGTTTCACGTGAAAAAGGTTTGGGGCCTGGATATGTGTATTTTTGCAGATCAACCTCATCATCAGGGTATTCCTTTAGGTATGAACGATAAAAATATTGTACACGCGTAGTGCCATGGTGAGTCCTGATGAAATCAATTACCTGTTCCGGAAGATTATGCCTTCTGGCCATTTCCACCCCTTTTGCAACATGCGATATGATTTTCTGGGCACTCTCCTCAAAATCGAGTGAATCATGTGGATTATACCCTGTTGTTTGGTTTTCAATAAAATA is from Marinilabiliales bacterium and encodes:
- a CDS encoding DNA translocase FtsK, translating into MADSKIKTGNSGKVKSKLSFFRDDRFRLSAGSFILLLSLFLTLSFVSYFFTWKTDQSFEWEKILSSPEIRVENWAGKTGAWLSSLFINKWFGISSFTIPFILMLAGFRILRVKMSPVGRTIRITITGAILLSVSLGYLFGDGGGFLGSGPGGAHGYYLAEWLNAILGKTGTALLILLLIFTFLLFSIRGASDYIKDLFTRRTQTFDPPPANEAVTTGAVPDTEPEDTSSGKTENEPFEIDDGDEAGKSEIEGSVYEEDDVPEKDGVKLHVREKKADEGSLPDDMINKSIPEDYDPTLDLPSYKFPLINLLEHHKTDESSVSKEELINNKNRIVETLGNYKINIDKITATIGPTVTLYEIVPAPGIRISKIKNLEDDIALSLSALGIRIIAPIPGRGTIGIEVPNQNPEIVSMRSVISSVKFQDAKYELPVVLGKTISNDTFVVDLTRMPHLLIAGATGQGKSVGLNAILTSLLYKKHPAQLKLVLIDPKKVELTVYSKIERHFLAKLPDTDEAIITDTQKVINTLQSLTIEMDERYNLLKEAHVRNIKEYNTKFIARRLNPQKGHKYLPYIVVIIDEFADLIMTAGREIETPLTRLAQLARAIGIHLVIATQRPTTNIITGVIKANFPSRIAFRVTSMMDSRTILDTPGANQLIGRGDMLITAGSEMIRLQCAFIDTPEIDRVTEYIGSQKGYPSAHLLPEYVGDNETETAEVDLRKRDDIFDEAARLVVQHQQGSTSLIQRKFSIGYNRAGRIIDQLEAAGVVGPFEGSKARQVLIRDEYTLEQLLNELDS
- a CDS encoding outer membrane lipoprotein carrier protein LolA, coding for MNWIVKRVSMRKLISFIITILLLNPPLTGVTQDEKAAEILDGLSDLMNSAPSVKIDFTFIITDLKDGMTEEIEGNIVMKDNKYRLETMEMVSWFDGSSVYTYMPDVNELMISDNAETEDILSNPVNLFSIYREKFRYRLIGETSQSGKTLYEVDLHPLDLDQAYHTIKLFIEKDKKSLHSAVVAAKDGSRYTLLVDKFDDRHDLPDDFFSFTKDDYPGVEVIDMRW